Proteins encoded together in one Staphylococcus aureus window:
- the gtfA gene encoding accessory Sec system glycosyltransferase GtfA, which produces MTIYNINFGIGWASSGVEYAQAYRAKLLRRTNQDTKFVFLDFIQSENIQTLTQNIGFKDQEVIWLYQYFSDISLAPTTYTLDDIERELGHDISFRERNGKIVRLYFNGKSSFVTCYLQNEQKDIVDRAEFVINSMLVRKDFYSYTRIFSEYYAPADNKAKLYMRQFYNQDGSIAYNEYIDGDSSIYVFEDAVLYNKTEFIAYFLQRLNLTRDDIVILDRASDIGQAVLQHKGDSKVGVVIHADHYSNNMMSEQHILWNNYYEYQFSKAKYIDFFITATDIQNHMVCRQFEQYQGYRPRVYTIPVGSIDALSYPTLSRKPYAMISASRLANEKHIDWLVKAVIVAKRQVPELTFDIYGEGSEKTRLRKIIDTHRAQDYIRLLGHVKLDEIYNDYELFLSASTSEGFGLTLMEAVGSGLGMIGLNVNYGNPTFIRDGENGYLVPFDTDEDSVDDVIAKLAHAIVMYFNNGPQTPHDISYEVAQQFMTQDIILKWETLVQEVLHD; this is translated from the coding sequence ATGACAATATATAATATAAACTTTGGTATAGGCTGGGCGAGTAGCGGTGTTGAATATGCACAAGCTTACCGTGCTAAATTATTGAGACGTACAAATCAAGACACTAAATTTGTGTTTTTAGATTTTATACAGTCAGAGAACATACAGACATTAACGCAAAACATTGGGTTTAAAGATCAAGAAGTTATTTGGTTGTATCAGTATTTTAGTGATATTTCTTTAGCACCAACAACGTACACGTTAGATGACATTGAACGTGAGCTTGGTCATGACATTAGTTTTAGAGAAAGAAATGGTAAGATAGTCCGCCTATATTTTAATGGGAAATCATCATTTGTAACATGTTATCTGCAAAATGAACAAAAAGATATTGTGGATCGTGCAGAATTTGTAATTAATAGTATGTTAGTACGTAAAGATTTTTATAGTTATACGCGCATATTTTCTGAGTATTATGCACCAGCTGATAATAAAGCGAAATTATATATGCGACAATTTTATAATCAAGATGGTTCCATCGCTTATAACGAATATATTGATGGAGACAGCTCTATATATGTGTTTGAAGATGCGGTGTTGTATAACAAAACGGAATTTATTGCATACTTTTTACAACGATTGAATTTAACCCGAGACGATATTGTCATATTAGACCGCGCTTCTGATATTGGTCAGGCTGTTTTGCAGCATAAAGGTGATAGTAAAGTTGGTGTTGTGATTCATGCTGATCATTATAGTAATAATATGATGAGTGAGCAGCATATACTATGGAACAATTATTATGAATATCAATTTTCAAAAGCTAAATACATTGATTTCTTTATTACAGCAACAGATATTCAAAATCATATGGTTTGTCGACAATTTGAGCAATATCAAGGTTATCGCCCACGTGTTTATACTATTCCTGTGGGAAGCATTGATGCATTATCATATCCAACATTATCAAGAAAGCCATATGCGATGATTAGTGCATCTCGTTTAGCGAATGAGAAACATATTGATTGGCTTGTCAAAGCGGTTATCGTGGCTAAACGACAAGTGCCAGAATTAACATTTGATATTTATGGAGAAGGTAGCGAGAAGACGCGACTGCGTAAAATTATTGATACACACCGCGCACAAGATTATATTCGTTTACTAGGGCATGTTAAACTTGATGAAATTTATAATGATTATGAGTTATTTCTTTCTGCATCAACTAGCGAAGGTTTTGGGTTAACACTAATGGAAGCGGTAGGCTCAGGACTAGGTATGATTGGATTAAATGTGAATTATGGTAACCCAACCTTTATTCGAGATGGGGAAAATGGCTACTTGGTACCTTTTGATACCGACGAAGATAGTGTGGATGATGTTATCGCAAAACTAGCTCATGCCATTGTAATGTATTTTAACAATGGTCCCCAGACACCACATGACATCTCTTATGAAGTGGCACAGCAATTTATGACTCAAGATATTATTTTAAAATGGGAAACATTAGTTCAAGAGGTGCTACATGATTAA
- a CDS encoding amidase domain-containing protein has translation MPKNKILIYLLSTTLVLPTLVSPTAYADTPQKDTTAKTTSHDSKKSNDDETSKDTTSKDIDKADKNNTSNQDNNDKKFKTIDDSTSDSNNIIDFIYKNLPQTNINQLLTKNKYDDNYSLTTLIQNLFNLNSDISDYEQPRNGEKSTNDSNKNSDNSIKNDTDTQSSKQDKADNQKAPKSNNTKPSTSNKQPNSPKPTQPNQSNSQPASDDKANQKSSSKDNQSMSDSALDSILDQYSEDAKKTQKDYASQSKKDKNEKSNTKNPQLPTQDELKHKSKPAQSFNNDVNQKDTRATSLFETDPSISNNDDSGQFNVVDSKDTRQFVKSIAKDAHRIGQDNDIYASVMIAQAILESDSGRSALAKSPNHNLFGIKGAFEGNSVPFNTLEADGNQLYSINAGFRKYPSTKESLKDYSDLIKNGIDGNRTIYKPTWKSEADSYKDATSHLSKTYATDPNYAKKLNSIIKHYQLTQFDDERMPDLDKYERSIKDYDDSSDEFKPFREVSDSMPYPHGQCTWYVYNRMKQFGTSISGDLGDAHNWNNRAQYRDYQVSHTPKRHAAVVFEAGQFGADQHYGHVAFVEKVNSDGSIVISESNVKGLGIISHRTINAAAAEELSYITGK, from the coding sequence ATGCCTAAAAATAAAATTTTAATTTATTTGCTATCAACTACGCTCGTATTACCTACTTTAGTTTCACCTACCGCTTATGCTGATACACCTCAAAAAGATACTACAGCTAAGACAACATCTCATGATTCAAAAAAATCTAATGACGATGAAACTTCTAAGGATACTACAAGTAAAGATATTGATAAAGCAGACAAAAATAATACAAGTAACCAAGACAATAACGACAAAAAATTTAAAACTATAGACGACAGCACTTCAGACTCTAACAATATCATTGATTTTATTTATAAGAATTTACCACAAACCAATATAAACCAATTGCTAACCAAAAATAAATACGATGATAATTACTCATTAACAACTTTAATCCAAAACTTATTCAATTTAAATTCGGATATTTCTGATTACGAACAACCTCGTAATGGCGAAAAGTCAACAAATGATTCGAATAAAAACAGTGACAATAGCATCAAAAATGACACTGATACGCAATCATCTAAACAAGATAAAGCAGACAATCAAAAAGCACCTAAATCAAACAATACAAAACCAAGTACATCTAATAAGCAACCAAATTCGCCAAAGCCAACACAACCTAATCAATCAAATAGTCAACCAGCAAGTGACGATAAAGCAAATCAAAAATCTTCATCGAAAGATAATCAATCAATGTCAGATTCGGCTTTAGACTCTATTTTGGATCAATACAGTGAAGATGCAAAGAAAACACAAAAAGATTATGCATCTCAATCTAAAAAAGACAAAAATGAAAAATCTAATACAAAGAATCCACAGTTACCAACACAAGATGAATTGAAACATAAATCTAAACCTGCTCAATCATTCAATAACGATGTTAATCAAAAGGATACACGTGCAACATCATTATTCGAAACAGATCCTAGTATATCTAACAATGATGATAGCGGACAATTTAACGTTGTTGACTCAAAAGATACACGTCAATTTGTCAAATCAATTGCTAAAGATGCACATCGCATTGGTCAAGATAACGATATTTATGCGTCTGTCATGATTGCCCAAGCAATCTTAGAATCTGACTCAGGTCGTAGTGCTTTAGCTAAGTCACCAAACCATAATTTATTCGGTATCAAAGGTGCTTTTGAAGGGAATTCTGTTCCTTTTAACACATTAGAAGCTGATGGTAATCAATTGTATAGTATTAATGCTGGATTCCGAAAATATCCAAGCACGAAAGAATCACTAAAAGATTACTCTGACCTTATTAAAAATGGTATTGATGGCAATCGAACAATTTATAAACCAACATGGAAATCGGAAGCCGATTCTTATAAAGATGCAACATCACACCTATCTAAAACATATGCTACAGATCCAAACTATGCTAAGAAATTAAACAGTATTATTAAACACTATCAATTAACTCAGTTTGACGATGAACGCATGCCAGATTTAGATAAATATGAACGTTCTATCAAGGATTATGATGATTCATCAGATGAATTCAAACCTTTCCGTGAGGTATCTGATAGTATGCCATATCCACATGGCCAATGTACTTGGTACGTATATAACCGTATGAAACAATTTGGTACATCTATCTCAGGTGATTTAGGTGATGCACATAATTGGAATAATCGAGCTCAATACCGTGATTATCAAGTAAGTCATACACCAAAACGTCATGCTGCTGTTGTATTTGAGGCTGGACAATTTGGTGCAGATCAACATTACGGTCATGTAGCATTTGTTGAAAAAGTTAACAGTGATGGTTCTATCGTTATTTCAGAATCCAATGTTAAAGGATTAGGTATCATTTCTCATAGAACTATCAACGCAGCTGCCGCTGAAGAATTATCATATATTACAGGTAAATAA
- the gtfB gene encoding accessory Sec system glycosylation chaperone GtfB has product MIKLFDYFNDHSRKLYESFKASKLEEDLTIVLNDNGFLPDDVISPYQFFADNHNTENMKPRFFNQVTVPAFWEIKGNNNSATINDMGRLRGKIFYQSGERPRIVSRVEWFDDQQRVRFVDYYSKNGIKFAQTVYDLNRKAILKKYMTAEGKEVIYENFVTSDVILDWQGKSYFFPSKLAFALFFIKQLEITEHHFVINSLALPFSVLYNLPSKGSDVLVWQEHCNGNVPGNMQLMCKGDMKRHCNIIIPDKNEYETMLNIADAKVQSRILQGGYLYNYRSRNRYTKEIVILTNSDQLRNIKVLVETLPDFKFHIAAITEMSDKLMQLDQYANVHLYPSINIDRVNELYQLCDIYLDINEGNEILNAVEQAFDYELLILGYRQTAHHAKVTLSEHLFEHNDEITMESKDQLIQMLESLKDQQQFRDALLAQKAHAHEISREQFEQVFKQALES; this is encoded by the coding sequence ATGATTAAATTATTTGATTACTTTAACGATCATTCACGAAAGTTATATGAGTCTTTTAAAGCCAGTAAGTTGGAAGAAGATTTAACAATTGTACTCAATGACAATGGCTTTTTACCGGACGATGTTATATCACCGTATCAATTTTTTGCAGATAATCATAATACAGAAAATATGAAACCACGATTTTTTAATCAGGTTACTGTACCAGCTTTTTGGGAAATTAAAGGTAACAACAATTCGGCTACAATTAATGATATGGGACGTCTACGAGGTAAAATATTTTATCAAAGTGGAGAGCGCCCTAGAATTGTTAGTCGTGTCGAATGGTTTGATGACCAACAACGTGTCCGATTTGTCGATTATTATTCTAAGAATGGTATTAAATTTGCACAAACTGTTTACGATTTAAATCGTAAAGCGATCTTGAAGAAATATATGACAGCAGAAGGTAAAGAAGTGATTTATGAAAATTTTGTAACATCTGATGTCATATTGGATTGGCAAGGGAAGTCTTACTTTTTCCCTTCAAAGCTCGCATTCGCATTATTTTTTATCAAGCAACTTGAAATTACGGAACATCATTTCGTTATTAACTCACTAGCCCTACCATTTTCAGTGTTATATAATTTGCCATCAAAAGGTAGTGATGTTTTGGTATGGCAAGAACACTGTAATGGTAATGTCCCGGGAAATATGCAATTGATGTGTAAAGGTGATATGAAACGACATTGTAATATTATTATTCCAGATAAAAACGAATATGAAACGATGCTCAATATAGCAGACGCAAAGGTTCAATCTCGTATTTTACAAGGCGGATATCTATATAACTATCGTAGTCGTAATAGATATACTAAAGAAATTGTAATATTAACTAACTCGGATCAACTTCGTAACATCAAGGTATTGGTTGAAACTTTACCAGATTTTAAGTTTCACATCGCTGCTATTACAGAGATGTCTGATAAGCTAATGCAACTTGATCAATATGCTAATGTGCATTTATACCCATCTATTAATATTGACAGGGTAAATGAACTATACCAGTTATGTGATATTTATCTTGATATCAATGAGGGTAATGAAATTTTAAATGCGGTGGAACAAGCGTTTGACTATGAGTTGTTGATTTTAGGTTATCGTCAAACCGCACACCATGCTAAAGTAACATTATCAGAGCACTTATTTGAGCATAATGATGAGATAACAATGGAAAGTAAAGACCAATTAATACAAATGTTAGAAAGTTTGAAAGATCAACAACAGTTTCGAGATGCTTTATTAGCACAAAAAGCACATGCACACGAAATCTCGCGTGAACAATTCGAGCAAGTTTTTAAACAGGCGCTCGAAAGCTAA
- the sasF gene encoding cell-wall-anchored protein SasF, translated as MAKYRGKPFQLYVKLSCSTMMATSIILTNILPYDAQAASEKDTEITKEILSKQDLLDKVDKAIRQIEQLKQLSASSKEHYKAQLNEAKTASQIDEIIKRANELDSKDNKSSHTEMNGQSDIDSKLDQLLKDLNEVSSNVDRGQQSGEDDLNAMKNDMSQTATTKHGEKDDKNDEAMVNKALEDLDHLNQQIHKSKDASKDTSEDPAVSTTDNNHEVAKTPNNDGSGHVVLNKFLSNEENQSHSNRLTDKLQGSDKINHAMIEKLAKSNASTQHYTYHKLNTLQSLDQRIANTQLPKNQKSDLMSEVNKTKERIKSQRNIILEELARTDDKKYATQSILESIFNKDEAVKILKDIRVDGKTDQQIADQITRHIDQLSLTTSDDLLTSLIDQSQDKSLLISQILQTKLGKAEADKLAKDWTNKGLSNRQIVDQLKKHFASTGDTSSDDILKAILNNAKDKKQAIETILATRIERQKAKLLADLITKIETDQNKIFNLVKSALNGKADDLLNLQKRLNQTKKDIDYILSPIVNRPSLLDRLNKNGKTTDLNKLANLMNQGSDLLDSIPDIPTPKPEKTLTLGKGNGLLSGLLNADGNVSLPKAGETIKEHWLPISVIVGAMGVLMIWLSRRNKLKNKA; from the coding sequence ATGGCTAAATATCGAGGGAAACCGTTTCAATTATATGTAAAGTTATCGTGTTCGACAATGATGGCGACAAGTATCATTTTAACGAATATCTTGCCGTACGATGCCCAAGCTGCATCTGAAAAGGATACTGAAATTACAAAAGAGATATTATCTAAGCAAGATTTATTAGACAAAGTTGACAAGGCAATTCGTCAAATTGAGCAATTAAAACAGTTATCGGCTTCATCTAAAGAACATTATAAAGCACAACTAAATGAAGCGAAAACAGCATCGCAAATAGATGAAATCATAAAACGAGCTAATGAGTTGGATAGCAAAGACAATAAAAGTTCTCACACTGAAATGAACGGTCAAAGTGATATAGACAGTAAATTAGATCAATTGCTTAAAGATTTAAATGAGGTTTCTTCAAATGTTGATAGGGGTCAACAAAGTGGCGAGGACGATCTTAATGCAATGAAAAATGATATGTCACAAACGGCTACAACAAAACATGGAGAAAAAGATGATAAAAATGATGAAGCAATGGTAAATAAGGCGTTAGAAGACCTAGACCATTTGAATCAGCAAATACACAAATCGAAAGATGCATCGAAAGATACATCGGAAGATCCAGCAGTGTCTACAACAGATAATAATCATGAAGTAGCTAAAACGCCAAATAATGATGGTTCTGGACATGTTGTGTTAAATAAATTCCTTTCAAATGAAGAGAATCAAAGCCATAGTAATCGACTCACTGATAAATTACAAGGAAGCGATAAAATTAATCATGCTATGATTGAAAAATTAGCTAAAAGTAATGCCTCAACGCAACATTACACATATCATAAACTGAATACGTTACAATCTTTAGATCAACGTATTGCAAATACGCAACTTCCTAAAAATCAAAAATCAGACTTAATGAGCGAAGTAAATAAGACGAAAGAGCGTATAAAAAGTCAACGAAATATTATTTTGGAAGAACTTGCACGTACTGATGATAAAAAGTATGCTACACAAAGCATTTTAGAAAGTATATTTAATAAAGACGAGGCAGTTAAAATTCTAAAAGATATACGTGTTGATGGTAAAACAGATCAACAAATTGCAGATCAAATTACTCGTCATATTGATCAATTATCTCTGACAACGAGTGATGATTTATTAACGTCATTGATTGATCAATCACAAGATAAGTCGCTATTGATTTCTCAAATTTTACAAACGAAATTAGGAAAAGCTGAAGCAGATAAATTGGCTAAAGATTGGACGAATAAAGGATTATCAAATCGCCAAATCGTTGACCAATTGAAGAAACATTTTGCATCAACTGGCGACACGTCTTCAGATGATATATTAAAAGCAATTTTGAATAATGCCAAAGATAAAAAACAAGCAATTGAAACGATTTTAGCAACACGTATAGAAAGACAAAAGGCAAAATTACTGGCAGATTTAATTACTAAAATAGAAACAGATCAAAATAAAATTTTTAATTTAGTTAAATCGGCATTGAATGGTAAAGCGGATGATTTATTGAATTTACAAAAGAGACTCAATCAAACGAAAAAAGATATAGATTATATTTTATCACCAATAGTAAATCGTCCAAGTTTACTAGATCGATTGAATAAAAATGGGAAAACGACAGATTTAAATAAGTTAGCAAATTTAATGAATCAAGGATCAGATTTATTAGACAGTATTCCAGATATACCCACACCAAAGCCAGAAAAGACGTTAACACTTGGTAAAGGTAATGGATTGTTAAGTGGATTATTAAATGCTGATGGTAATGTATCTTTGCCTAAAGCGGGGGAAACGATAAAAGAACATTGGTTGCCGATATCTGTAATTGTTGGTGCAATGGGTGTACTAATGATTTGGTTATCACGACGCAATAAGTTGAAAAATAAAGCATAA
- a CDS encoding isochorismatase family cysteine hydrolase, protein MSRKTALLVLDMQEGIASSVPRIKNIIKANQRAIEAARQHRIPVIFIRLVLDKHFNDVSSSNKVFSTIKAQGYAITEADASTRILEDLAPLEDEPIISKRRFSAFTGSYLEVYLRANDINHLVLTGVSTSGAVLSTALESVDKDYYITVLEDAVGDRSDDKHDFIIEQILSRSCDIESVESWKSSL, encoded by the coding sequence ATGTCTCGAAAAACGGCGCTATTAGTTTTGGATATGCAAGAAGGTATAGCGAGTAGTGTACCTAGAATAAAAAATATTATTAAAGCGAATCAGAGAGCAATTGAAGCAGCAAGACAACATCGAATACCAGTCATTTTCATACGTTTAGTGTTAGATAAGCATTTTAATGATGTCTCCTCGAGTAATAAAGTGTTTTCAACAATTAAAGCTCAAGGATATGCGATTACTGAAGCAGATGCATCTACACGAATACTTGAAGATTTAGCACCACTAGAAGATGAGCCGATTATTTCTAAGCGACGCTTTAGCGCATTTACAGGTAGTTACTTGGAAGTTTATTTACGTGCAAATGATATTAATCATTTAGTATTAACGGGTGTCTCTACAAGTGGAGCTGTATTGAGCACGGCATTAGAAAGTGTAGATAAAGACTATTATATTACTGTTTTAGAAGATGCTGTTGGTGATAGATCAGATGATAAACATGACTTTATTATTGAACAAATTTTATCACGCTCATGTGACATTGAATCCGTAGAGTCATGGAAAAGTAGTTTATAG
- a CDS encoding YhgE/Pip domain-containing protein — MKNAFKLFKMDLKKVAKTPAVWIILAGLAILPSFYAWFNLWAMWDPYGNTGHIKVAVVNEDKGDTIRGKKVNVGNTMVNTLKKNKSFDWQFVSREKADHEIKMGKYFAGIYIPSKFTHEITGTLRKQPQKADVEFKVNQKINAVASKLTDTGSSVVVEKANEQFNKTVTRALLEEANKAGLTIEENVPTINKIKNAVYSADKALPKINDFANKIVYLNNHQADLDKYANDFRKLGNYKGDILDAQKKLNEVNGAIPQLNEKAKLILALNNYMPKIEKALNFAADDVPAQFPKINQGLNIASQGIDQANGQLNDAKGFVTQVRSRVGDYQDAIRRAQDLNRRNQQQIPQNSAANNETSNSAPAAGNGVASTPPSAPSGDTAPNNNVTQNTAPNSNNAPVSTTPQSTSGKKDGQSFVDITTTQVSTANENTQNITDKDVKSMEAALTGSLLSLSNNLDTQAKAAQKDSQALRNISYGILASDKPSDFRESLDNVKSGLEYTTQYNQQFIDTLKEIEKNENVDLSKEIDKVKAANNRINESLRLVNQLSNALKNGSSGTAEATKLLDQLSKLDSSLSSFRDYVKKDLNSSLVSISQRIMDELNKGQTALSNVQSKLNTIDQVINSGQAILKNGKTRIDRLQTVLPSIEQQYISAVKNAQANFSKVKSDVAKAANFVRNDLPQLEQRLTNATASVNKNLPTLLNGYDQAVGLLNKNQPQAKKALSDLADFSQNKLPDVEKDLKKANKIFKKLDKDDAVDKLIDTLKNDLKKQAGIIANPINKKTVDVFPVKDYGSGMTPFYTALSVWVGALLMVSLLTVDNKHKSLESVLTTRQVFLGKAGFFIMLGMLQALIVSVGDLLILKAGVESPVLFVLITIFCSIIFNSIVYTCVSLLGNPGKAIAIVLLVLQIAGGGGTFPIQTTPQFFQNISPYLPFTYAIDSLRETVGGIVPEILITKLIILTLFGIGFFVVGLILKPVTDPLMKRVSEKVDQSNVTE; from the coding sequence ATGAAGAACGCATTTAAATTATTTAAAATGGATCTGAAGAAAGTAGCTAAGACGCCAGCTGTGTGGATTATCTTAGCAGGCTTAGCTATTTTGCCATCGTTCTACGCTTGGTTTAACTTATGGGCAATGTGGGATCCATATGGCAACACGGGACACATCAAGGTCGCAGTCGTTAATGAAGATAAAGGCGACACAATCAGAGGGAAAAAAGTTAATGTCGGTAATACGATGGTTAATACACTCAAGAAAAATAAAAGTTTTGATTGGCAGTTTGTAAGTAGAGAGAAAGCTGATCATGAGATAAAAATGGGTAAATATTTTGCAGGTATTTACATCCCATCTAAGTTTACACATGAAATTACAGGGACACTACGTAAGCAGCCTCAAAAAGCAGATGTAGAATTTAAGGTGAATCAGAAGATTAACGCTGTTGCGTCTAAGCTAACAGATACTGGTTCGTCAGTTGTCGTTGAAAAAGCGAATGAACAATTTAATAAAACAGTAACTCGAGCATTATTAGAAGAAGCTAACAAAGCAGGTTTAACTATTGAAGAAAATGTGCCGACAATTAACAAGATAAAAAATGCGGTATATTCAGCAGATAAAGCTTTACCTAAGATTAATGACTTTGCGAATAAAATTGTATATTTGAATAACCACCAAGCGGATTTAGATAAATATGCCAATGATTTTAGAAAACTAGGAAATTATAAAGGTGATATTTTAGATGCTCAGAAAAAATTAAACGAAGTCAATGGTGCTATTCCGCAACTTAATGAAAAGGCTAAGTTGATATTAGCTTTAAATAATTATATGCCGAAAATTGAAAAAGCGTTAAATTTTGCAGCTGATGACGTGCCAGCGCAGTTCCCTAAAATTAATCAAGGACTTAACATTGCGAGTCAAGGTATTGATCAAGCTAATGGACAGTTAAATGATGCCAAAGGCTTCGTCACACAAGTTAGAAGTAGAGTCGGTGATTATCAAGATGCAATTCGACGCGCGCAAGATTTAAATCGAAGAAACCAGCAACAGATTCCTCAAAATAGCGCGGCGAACAACGAAACATCAAATAGTGCACCTGCAGCTGGTAATGGTGTAGCATCAACGCCACCAAGTGCACCAAGTGGCGATACTGCACCAAATAATAATGTTACGCAAAATACCGCACCAAATAGTAATAATGCGCCTGTATCGACTACACCACAAAGTACAAGCGGGAAAAAAGATGGTCAAAGTTTTGTAGATATAACAACAACACAAGTCAGCACAGCTAACGAGAACACACAAAACATTACAGATAAAGATGTTAAATCAATGGAAGCGGCATTAACGGGCTCTTTATTATCATTATCAAATAATTTAGATACCCAAGCGAAAGCCGCACAAAAAGATAGTCAGGCATTACGTAATATTTCGTATGGGATTTTAGCATCGGACAAGCCTTCTGATTTTAGAGAGTCTTTAGATAATGTTAAGTCCGGTTTAGAATACACAACGCAATATAATCAACAATTTATCGATACATTAAAAGAGATTGAGAAGAATGAAAATGTTGATTTATCAAAAGAAATTGATAAGGTAAAAGCAGCTAATAATCGAATTAATGAATCATTAAGGTTAGTTAATCAATTAAGCAATGCATTAAAGAATGGTAGTTCAGGAACTGCTGAAGCTACTAAATTACTAGATCAACTTTCAAAACTAGATTCATCATTATCATCATTTAGAGATTATGTTAAAAAAGATCTTAACAGCTCTTTAGTATCAATATCACAACGTATTATGGATGAATTGAACAAAGGGCAAACTGCATTATCCAATGTTCAGTCTAAATTAAATACAATTGATCAAGTCATTAACAGTGGACAAGCTATTTTAAAAAATGGTAAAACACGTATTGATCGCTTACAAACAGTATTACCAAGTATTGAACAACAATACATTAGTGCTGTTAAAAATGCTCAAGCAAACTTCTCGAAAGTGAAAAGTGATGTAGCTAAAGCTGCTAACTTTGTGCGCAATGACTTACCACAGTTAGAACAGCGATTAACTAATGCGACAGCAAGTGTGAATAAAAATTTACCAACGTTATTAAATGGTTATGATCAAGCGGTAGGATTACTAAATAAAAATCAGCCACAAGCGAAAAAGGCTTTATCAGATTTAGCTGATTTTTCTCAAAATAAATTGCCTGATGTTGAAAAAGATTTGAAAAAAGCGAATAAAATTTTCAAGAAATTAGACAAAGATGATGCAGTCGACAAATTAATCGACACACTTAAGAATGATTTGAAAAAGCAAGCGGGTATTATTGCAAATCCTATTAATAAGAAGACTGTTGATGTTTTCCCAGTTAAGGATTATGGTTCAGGTATGACACCATTCTATACTGCACTGTCAGTATGGGTAGGTGCACTCTTGATGGTAAGTTTATTAACGGTTGATAATAAACATAAGAGTCTAGAGTCAGTCTTAACGACAAGACAAGTGTTCTTAGGTAAGGCAGGATTCTTTATAATGCTTGGTATGTTGCAAGCACTCATTGTATCGGTTGGAGATTTGTTAATCCTAAAAGCAGGAGTTGAGTCACCTGTATTATTTGTACTTATAACGATTTTCTGTTCGATTATTTTCAACTCAATCGTATATACGTGCGTATCATTACTTGGTAACCCAGGTAAAGCCATTGCAATCGTATTGCTTGTATTACAAATTGCAGGTGGTGGGGGAACATTCCCAATTCAAACTACGCCACAATTTTTCCAAAACATTTCGCCATACTTACCATTTACGTATGCAATTGATTCATTACGTGAAACAGTAGGCGGTATTGTTCCGGAAATCCTAATTACAAAATTAATTATATTAACGTTATTTGGTATAGGATTCTTCGTTGTAGGTTTAATTTTAAAACCTGTAACAGATCCATTGATGAAGCGCGTATCTGAAAAAGTTGACCAAAGTAACGTTACAGAATAA